The Polypterus senegalus isolate Bchr_013 chromosome 10, ASM1683550v1, whole genome shotgun sequence genomic interval TTGAATGTTCATTCCTTAACTTTTTTTGGCGTTTTTCTGCATTCCATAGACTACATTTCAAAGAGTATTTACACCTGCTGCACAGGCTCAGAAACCTGTGGTTGGGATGattgtgtgtgtgggttttttttttttaattatataaaaaagcgGATTTCAAAATGTGTACTtgttgattttttattataaaatcattttgatatcCATGCAGAGTTTTGTTAAAAGTAAGTTCATGATATACAAAGGTATCATTTGAACTAAAGTACTAGtatgaaaagattttaaatactGCACTTAATTCAAACCAGTGTATGTGGACAGTCTCTTTCTTGCTGTCTGGACCCGAGTAGAGGAGATGTTCCTGCCTGGATTTTTATTGTGTATCTTTGTACcttaaatataacacaaagtgGTTGTTGGAATCTGCCAAGGTTTTGTGtatgaaatgatgatgatgttTATCCATTCTCCGAGTATTGCCAGTTGCCAGTCCTTGCAGCACTTGATCTGTTCTAGATCTGAGTGTGACAGCCCCATTTACTGTAAAGGTGGCCCAGTGTTCTACTGAGTGCCTTGTAGTATTTGGTCGCTGTTGTAGGATTGGTCAATCTGGCATGGGCAGTGTCTGCCTAACAAAGATGAGGAATCAACTCTGATCATACAAGTATCCTTGGTCTGTCTCTTTTTGACTAACTAAAAATGCTGCTTTACCTCgtgttttatttgttaaatttctaTTTTAGGCATTGGAGACACTTACTGGTGCCTTGTTCCAAAGACCACCTCTTATTGCAGCAGTTAAACGTCAGCTGAGAGTTAGAACCATTTATGAAAGCAAGCTGATAGAATATGATCCAGAAAGGAGATTAGGTAAATTTTGAATTATGTTTAACTGGTTTCATGCATTTAGAActtttatacaaatatatatttggtcagtttttttgacaaaaatgttATACGCATTTCCTTCAAGTTCTTAATTTCATCTGGTTTTGACTTTTGTGTTGCTCTCCTCAACCCTTTTTAGGTATCTTTTGGGTAAGCTGTGAAGCAGGAACATATATTCGAACACTGTGTGTTCATCTTGGTCTTGTATTGGGTGTTGGAGGACAAATGCAAGAACTTCGAAGAGTCCGATCTGGAGTCTTGGGAGAAAAGGTATTACTCTAAGGACTTGAAGGAGAATATTTCCattagtgtaattttttttcatctatCAATATTTGAGTTAGCCCCTCACTAATTAGTTAGGTGGGTTTTCACATTTCAGTTGTCTTTAGCTTTGTTGAACTGGCACTTGAATGGGTCTTTTATCTGACCATTCCTAAACCTAAATTTTGGACAATGTTTGCTTTATCCATCAAAATGTTCATCTGTATTAAGTAGTCTTTAATTCCTGCTTCATTTGCTGCATCTGTATAGTGTATATCAAATACCAGGTTGCTTGCAAAAAAGTTTGAATTTTCATTGAaacttgcattctttttttttttaagcctctTTAAGTACTTCCTGAGAGACCCACCTTCATTTGTATCTCTATTAAACATTGTATGGATCAATATTTTGTTTTGCCTTCTACAATTAATGTCATAGCGCAAAATGGGCTTTCAGAAAATTGAGACTTGTTATGTTTAGCCAGGGATATGGAATGTTTCGTAAAGAACCTGTAGTTTtcttaatattaaacattttcttgCAATGAAAATGCAATTTTAAGCCAAGTGTTTGTAAGCCAGAAACATTTTGTAAACTCCTAATTGGTCTGGCGCAGTTTTGCGATGTGCTACATGTAGGAATTTTTTATTCTTGTCTATAGATGCTATGTAGGGATGTTACAATACCAAAATTGTAGTATTGGATACCACTGAAAAAATGGCAATCGCCTTCAACTGCTTTGTATTAAAAGTACCTCCATTattaaattgagcaataatttttttctgtaattaaatgtaaaattatgtaGATACATTTATTTGGAGGACTTTTTTTAATCCTCCATTTGGAGCATAGAgttaggtgaagtgacttgcttaaggTCATATGGGGTCTGTAGCAGGATTTGAAACTGCAACCTGAGTTTGAAgttcaaaaccttaaccactacaccatactaGTAATAGTGGTTTAAGATACTGATCTACCATCAAGTAGACTGTTATTTAAGTAAACTGGTattaacattcataaatatcaatcTGCAATGCAGGAATTGGAATTTTAATATGTAGTGGACATGGGAATCCCCAggtgcaataataataaatgtgggAAATTACTTCATAATCTTGAAGTGGTTTCAGCATAGTTAGAAAGGATGATATAATGGTCTGCCTGATTTATCTTGCCATGTGCATATTCCAAATTTTATTCAGATATTTTTCTGCAGTAAGTGAGAAATGCTGCTcactaaatataaaaattcaaacatgtaTGTACTGTTGAATTAGTAATTTCTAAGGTAAttcagaatattttcttttaaactctgctcctttcgactgctcccgttaagggttgccacagccgagcatctatttccatatcttcctgtcctccctatcttgttctgttacacccatcacctacatgccctctcaccacatctgattttgtaactgttttaaaaatctgctttGTCAGAGAATCACACCATTATGTCTAACATTTTACAAATGcaagatttatatttgcattattaGCTGGTTAAAAACATAGAGTATCAGGTGAGTCAAATTGATTGTTTTCAAGTGTCACAAAATCCAGATGTCCAAATTTGCCTTTTTGCTTTGTCCAAATTTTAATTTCCTGTGGAAATCAATCTTTATTTCAGAACATGTGTATTAGTGAAAAAGTTAATACGTTGACTGGACCTGCATTTTTAAATGGTATTATGCTCCACAATGTCTCTTTCAAAAATACGATGTGCTTTCACTAATTGTCACAAGGATTATACAAATGTACATAAGTTTGACTTTGAACACAAAATGAAGGACAAATTTTGTGCTTGCCTTTCCTAATTTAGCAATACAGCTTGTCATGCATTGCACATCCTCCTACCTGGCATAAGTATTTTGTGCTTCAAAGCACAAAGTAAATTTTGTTGTTAACAAATTGAACACATTCTTTCTTCGCCAGTACTGGCATGTGAAATAGCCATTTTTTATTCAACATGCCTCAGCTTTTACTTGCTTTCACTGCTAGCGCCCACAGTGATATATATGTGGTGCGTGCAAATTTTCTGACTGTAACAGTAAACTTTATAAACCGATACTTAAAAGCACATCTCTGGACGGGGCACAATTGCAGATTAAATGCAAAGCTTCCATTCCTTCCTGGGGGAAGTGTAGAACATGGTATTAAAAAGCAATACATCTCCTCTTACAATTTGTGCTCACAAGGCACACATGAAGCTATTTCTGAACTAAATCCATAATAGGATAAAAGTGATATTGATAAGGTTGTATGTTTAATATGTTAGCATTTCAAGTAAGCACAACTACCGCAGTCTTGCCTTGACAAAGTAGTTGTAGGCGTGAtgacttttttgtatttctttttgataTATAGTGATGCATCACTGTATCATCACCACCGTGTGACATTTTTATATGtagttaattacatttttctccGATATTACTATCTCGTCTTGAGTAATTTGTCCACTTGCAGTTATGTGCGAGTGCAGTACCAGTCATTTGGTAGTACCAATACTGTAATActctttttgaaacatttttattggTTCTTTTGACATCCGTAGTGAGATGTGGTAGTTTGCCTCAAACAAGAATTGCAAAACGTTTCTTCGTACTAAAGTTTGATAGTGCCACTGCTTGTGAGCGTGTTGCATGCTGTTTTTGACACTTCATTTTCTTGACTTTTACAGTTCCAAAGTGTTGAGTTCAGAACAGGGTTTGTTCCCCTGTTCTGGTAATTAAACTTTGGTACAGAAATTGACAAAGGGATTCTGTTTAAAGTTTGTGGTGGTCTGTCCTCACATATTATCAAACTTTGTCTACATTTGTTTCAGTAAATTGCTACTATTGTTGGCAGAAgtttttttgctttacttttataCCTTttcgtttatttatatagcacacttccATCAGTAAGTCCAGCATTTGTGACACTTAGTAATATGCCATAGTTCAAACAAAAGACTACAGTGCTTATTAAAGGTACATGAACAGTTCTAACAAAGTAGTATCTTAAATTGAGTCATCTGCTCTGAGCTAAATACAACATGCTGATCTCCCTAGTATCAGCAGGTGGATCATTCTAGAGTTTGGAGCCCATACTGCTATAGGCTAATTCTTTGTTGTAGTTCAGTTTCTTTGAAATTGAGTCACCAGCATGGTTCGATTTACTAAATAATGACTCCCTAGCAGAAATCTTTACGTTTCTGcctttaaacaggtttcatttaaacAGATAATCGAAATAGTGCTCTATGTGATGTAGATGTGTCCTCAAtatacaaagtgaaaatgtttttccAAATTTAAGTCCGGTTTGGtatgtgtgtggtgtgtttttttgttttaaaatataaatttggtCATTCACTTGAATTTCATAAAGTGGTATTTGTGTGGGCTATCATGTACTTGCTATAGAATCTGTGCTCATTCTGCAGTCTTCTactgtttactttaaaattaaggaaatagcaacagcattttaaatacattgtaCAGTAATTTCTGCTTCTCTTTCTTAGGATAATATGGTCACTATGCATGATGTACTTGATGCTCAGTGGCAGTACGACCATAACAAGGATGAGACCTACCTGAGAAGAGTTATCTTTCCATTGGAAAAGCTGCTTATATCACATAAACGACTTGTAATGAAGGACAGTGCGGTAAGGAACATACCAGCTGGCAGAATCCTCTTTGAGGTTAAATGTTAATGAGCAGTAGGTAGAGGCAGAATTCTGCAAACCTTTGTGTAATTGAAGTATGACAGTgattttaattaagaattaacAATAGTCCGATGTTGAACTTAAACTGAAGTACAGGAGAATTTCACAAAATGGTTAAAGTATTTACGTTTCAAATTGAATAAAATGGGAATTAAGTATTAATTAGTAGGTACTAGTAAACTAAGTTCTTTTTGTAAGTTGTAGGAATTTGATGCTCCATCACTGGGTAACTGCATAAAGATTAAAATGGGTAAAGGCTatttccatgctggaaaaaagacAGTTTCTATTGTGGGACTGAAAAGGAAAATGACGGCAAAGGTTTGAAAGGCAGCCTTTGGGGAAGGTGAAGTGTGAACATAACGTCTTAGTATTTCCTTTAGTGTTGCAGGTGTGTTTTCTAAGcttgtgtgttttgtatttaaaatgtgtctgTGAACCTATGTGAATGACCACAGGCATAGAGATCAATGTAGCTGTAATCAAATGATGTGAAATTGTCAACAGTGGGTTTCATAACGTTTTGATCTCTAACTTGACCATATTGGCTGGAACATTCGCCAAACAGTCTCTTCACCTATGTAAATTGCTTGACACTTTGTAAAGGAGATGAAGTGAAACCAATTTTTGAACTGGCAATAGGCTCGCTGTAAAATATTACCAGAGGGACTAGATGTGACTGTATTCTTGGTAGCATAACAATTGGCTCCTGTTAACAAAATATGCCAGGGAGGGTAATTTGGATGCAGGTTTGATGTCTGGTTTTCCTCATTAGATTATTACAAGCAATTTACATGACTTAGTTGAGGGTACACAGTACAGCATACAATATGGGATTTCCTCTGTGGGTGAAGAATCAGTCCAAGTATGTCATTACATAAGTCAGGTTTAATTGTTAACCTTgggtaaaacagaaaaatgataaaacttCAATCAGGCCCAGAAAACTTCCATGCAAAATTTTCACCACAAAGCGAAGCAGGAGCATTCATCCATACTGAGTTGCAATTTAAGATGGTTTTGTGTTCATCTGTTGTGTTGTGATGCATATAGAAGAAAGATCAAAATGTGACTCGCTTGTATGTATGTTTACCCAGTGTATTGCTTCATAATGTTCAGGCAGTAGATGCCATTTACTAATTTATGGGTTTCTTTATAGGTGAATGCCATATGCTATGGTGCTAAAATAATGTTGCCCGGTGTCCTGCGATATGAAGATGGAATAGAAATGAACCAGGAAATTGTGGTTATAACAACGAAAGGAGAAGCCATTTGCATTGGTATGTAGTATTTGCTCTAACATCTTTGCAGCTggtatatattctttttgttgtaTCCATTAACACCAAAGAGCAAAGTTGAAAATTTGCTGATTGTAATTTATTTCTAAGCCTGCATTTACAGCCAAGTGATGGCTTTCCATAAACTGCATAGTACTTCTATCCATTGACAAGTGCCCATCTGTCTTCCCTTTACTGATCACTAGATTCGTTTAAGCTGCATTTTGGTCTGTTTAATAGCTTGAAAATTAAGCAGCAGATTTGTCTCAAACCCTTGTAACGctggaaattgttttttttttttctttttacaataaaagcaatTGCCTTGATGACTACAGCTGTAATTTCTACTTGTGACCACGGTATTGTAGCCAAGATCAAGAGAGTGATAATGGAGAGAGACACCTATCCCCGGAAATGGGGGTTGGGTCCCAAGGTGAGAAACTTCTTTTTAATCCTCCTATTAAGTAAAGTTTAACAACCTCACCTAATAAACTAAAGATCCATACTTAAGTTGCATTATGCAAGATTTTAGTTCACATGCGGATTATTAAGTCTCTCATAGAATGGCAATAAAAGTAACGATTCTAGTTCAGACAGTCGTCCTGCTATGACAATAAAAATGACCACAGGATGGAGGATTTTGCAGCCAAAAAAATCCCGGATTCCACCAGAAGCTGCCTTTTAGGGCATTGAAATCATCACTTTTATATTCCCTGAGGAGTTTTTTGTCTCCTTTAAAGATACAACATCTAATTAACACACAACACATTTTAGCAACCTGCTCTGCTTCAGTCACTGTGGTGTAGCTGGGCTGTGTTACATTTATGCTTATAGTGATTGGCTTGCTGTAACCTGGTTTCCCCTGTTCCATAAAGTTATGTATAAATCAGATAATTATCTTAAATGCTAAACTCCCAGTATCACATTTGCGTAGTGTCCAGAAATATTACACTAAATTATCggcaaaaaatacattaaagtaaGGCATAGATTGTATGGTAGCCTATCATTGCTTTTGAGTAAACCTTAGCCTGCAGCGCTATACAAAAAGTACTTTTTCCCAAAATGTGACTGTAGTCTGTGCCTTTTCCTATTTTACTTGACAGTTGATTTTCTGATTCAGTGCCAGTAAAGAATCATATTTGTTGTCTTGCACGTGCTTAATAGATTTTTCTAGGATGAAGGTGCATGTTAAGCAGTGCTATATGAGAGGGTTAAAGTCCTGCTTTAATTTTCTGCCAAATGATGATCTCTAGATATGGTGAGCACTCTGTGCGAAGATGACCATATATCTATCACCCATGACTGATGGCAATTTATTGAATGCAGGAGCATGTTGGTAGTTTAATATATAGATcaatgtatatttacatataaaagTGTGAGGAAAATCACACTTTATTGAAAATGTAAATTAGTGttatgagtttttatttttttatatatatttttgtgtattttttctaaTCTCTTTTTAAAGGCAAGTCGGAAAAAGATGATGATTAAGCAAGGTCTGCTGGATAAATATGGCAAGCCAAATGAAAGTACTCCAGCTGAGTGGAAGGGCGAATATGTAGATTACAGGTAGTTGTATGCTTTTGTCTATTCTGTTCAAATTTTAAATTGAGGAGCCACTTGATGGAATTTGATGTAGTAAGAATGTCTTTGGGCACTTCCCATGATGGGTGTATCAGACACATCCCCTAGGAGAAGACCTTGGTCCTGGCTGGGTTGTCTCATACTGTATGAATGGCCCAAGAGCCTGGGATTTCCAgtagaagagctggaagaagcaGCTAAGATGTGGGTTTTTGGGTCTGTCCAACTTTGGATGTTTGCCCTGTTTGAAGATTTTCCATTGAATgccctgtttttttctttctagaatGAAGCAAGCTGAAATGCAAAAAGAACTGGAAGAAACTGCAAAGGTATTTTTGAATGATACTTTAAACTGTGGTATTGGTATAATTTTAAATTCCTGTACCATGTATGCTTGTGTTAATTGTGTCCACTATTTTGAACTTAAAATGCCATCACTATTTTAAAGTATGCTTTTGGCAAatgatttttttgtcattaaaaaaacTTCTGATATACTGTTTATTCAGGTGTCTAAATACTGAagtatttgaaaatgttaaaatatgctCTACTTGTCTAATCACACTCAAACCTCTGGTTCTTAATGGCTGTGGTATTGTAATTAGTGCTTTTCTTCTAATGTGCCCCTCATACACGGTTCTGGTTTTTAAGGTATActgttaatgtttaatgtttaggTGTGTCACCTCTGTCCAATTGTTGCATGTTTCAGTAAATCCTGTGACTTTAGATTGGCGACTGTTTTTACATTACTAGCATTGACACTTCATTTGATACCTAGTTTTTACTGAGAGCTACACTTGGATGATGCCAtgtctttttttaacagaggAAACGAGTAAGTGAAAGTGAAGAAGAAGCCTCTCCATCAGTGCCTGCTACACCTCAAACTGAAGAgagtaaaaaggaaaagaagaagaagaaaaaagaaaagaggataAAGTTAGAAGAAGCAGCCGCAGCGGCCTTGGAAGAAACACAAGAAGTTGAGGTGAGTATTGCATTATCAGATTAATTTCAACTTTGATGGTagcaaagaaaatgtacaaaaacaaccAGCTTTTAAAAAGTATGCTTCTTAAGCAGACAGTTATCCCTTTTTTGTCTGATTTGTGACTTCAGAGGGAGTCAGTCTGCAAGATCAATTAAGTAAAACTTGCAATTGTTCAACATTTTATTGGAAATGTTGGCTTCTGGTTTTTCTTACATACCCCTTGAATTTTTCATGGCCTGTGCTAAGAATCATTAGGGATTTTTGACATTTGTTGTACTGTGATAGTCTTAATAGCAAAGTGTCATACAATGAAGTGAAATTTTGTCTACTCTCCAGGAGGCTGaaagtgtgaaaaagaaaaagaagaaaaagaaaataaaggaagaacCAGAAAGTGACTGAGCACAAACGTGAGGGTTTGTAACTGCTACAGTTAAGTAGAACTAAGGGCAGTCTCaaagacattgtaaaaaaaattcagaaaaactcCTTGTGGAGTTCCTTTAACTGCCAAGGTTACTGGAGGATATTTGGTAAATGACTGACCTGTTGGACAAACCAACATTGTGAACAAGGCACCTTTCAGGGAgtgccttctttctttttccttcagctATTTCTGAAACCTCCATACCTATGAATCTGTATTGtgtaaaaacaattgaaaactgGCATAAATTTAAAGGGAGAACAGCCTTGACAATTGTACAAACCTCAGGTGGGAGTTTGTCACCGTCCGTGTGGCGGAGTGCCACACACAACGAGAATGGGAGATATCAAGCAAATAGCCCAGCAAGAGTGAGTTGTTAAAAACAAATACTATTCAAGAAAGAGTGAGTATTTTTGTATTGTACATAGAAATATCAATTTGTACAATGTGATGTATAAATTGTGCATAATGGTTTTTGgttcaatcttttttttaaataaatttcttttaatatttaaaaatgagtgaTCTATTGTATATGTACTTGGCACTAAACCTTTGAAAGAATGTTTTTAATGGCCCATATTTGTTCTTGGCCATGTGTTGCAGCTATTTCTTATGATTGTGGTCAAGAGTTTGTCTTTATAGACTTTTTGTGGTACTGTTAGAATTATTTTGGAGCTCATTCTTGAGTAAAGAACCCAGTGCTGTGGGCCGCTGTGCAGATACCTAAGATTTTGTGAAGATCTGTGGCTTTGTAGGGTTAGCAAGTGGAACTGGAAGTGTCGTTCAGTATTGACTTTTCCGTGTTATATAattcagtcatatgctcacaatgtgcaatatacattttacaaatgttgttaaataaaacaGACTTTTGATTGGGTGGACCATCATTACAAACTACAATGGGTATAAATCGCTACTAGAGCAGTATCATACACGTTTACTCtggggtgtgttttttttttttttggtttgctcACATTTCCTGATTTACTGAGTTGGTAAAAACTACACTTTTGACCAGGGGAGCCCATACCGTTCTGAGCTCCAGCATGCTAGATAGTGTCCCATTAATAACAAGATCCTATTTTCACCTTcaacaaagttgttttttatatatgatttaataaaatatattatttatatagtgctttgtcaatttttttacTCCAGTAGAATTTCAAGATGTGCCACAACACTAAACATCAAGCTTTTTGGTGACATGTTGTAACCTTAGACTTTAATtcccactttatttttatttcacatttagtAACTTTTACTCCTTTGCTGCTAAAGAATGAGACCATCTTGCCTGCTTGTTTAGGTTTACTAACAGCATTGAGTGTTGCGGGGCACCTCAGTGTCACCCGTTCAAGTGTGGAAACCCGTAATCCAAACGGAGTAATGCCACTTGCGTGAGCTTGTAAAAGTTTTAATGGAGTGAAGAGAGCTGGGCTGTTTCTACAAAGTGAGTGCGTTTCGCTTCCAGTGTTCTAGCAGATTTATCACCGCTATCTGAGTGAGGGCCTCTAAAGTGACGTGCCCTGACTTGTGTTAATGCAGTCAGTCAGAGTGACACCAAACCATGAAAATAAAGGCACAGAGATAATCCTTAATACACAACTAGCCTTTATTATTGTGGAGTAGTTGGGAGAACTTCAAACAAACaagcagtcagtcattcatttaaCATCTTCAAGGAAACTAGAGGAAGTTTTTGACATATTTTGGCATCATGGCATTTGTGGAGCTGTAAATATGTAATTGTAGCAAATCTCTGCTGGTTCTTCAGACACGGGTTTGACTATGCATGTCACATTTGGTGACCATGGTTCTGTCTCATGCTAATAGCACTTTTCAAGCAGTTTTGTCTTAGTTTTCTTCAAGGTCATACAGGAAATAACAAACAAGCATTAAACATCAGCCTGTATGTAACCATGAGGGTTGCACAGTTCAGGCATTAAGATATTTTTTGCAAATGCTCACACCAAAGATTAGGTGTATTGATAAATTACAGCAATATTTGAGCTTCCCACTTCAATTTAGCTTTAAGACCACTAAATGTTTTGTGGGGGGGGTTGTTTAGGAACACAAGGCTATTAGAATTGGGGTAGGGGGAGCTCACACACATGACTTTAAGTGATGACACAGGGATTTACTGTTCCAGAACTTTAAGGTGGTGACAGGGATTCAAGTTGCCCCGCTGCCTGAGCTCCGCTCACTACTGGAGTGATTCCGCTGTGGGTTTTCTGTTGATAGCCTACAAACTATTAAGTATattgaaaaatacaaatcaaatttGCACTGTGTAATATCCTCTTTGCCCTCTATGCTTTATTTCTTGGATCAGTAACAGATTTGGAAGTTTTAAAGTAATTAAGCCAAAGGGCTGCTGCCCTGGTCGTTTGAGTTGTCTGTGTGTGGCTCAGGTACAAGTTGGTTAAATGGATGCAGGtgtggttttttgtttgtttttttgtgcccTGCCAGAACCTCTTTGTTGGCAAAACTTTCCAGAACTACACAGTGCAGTTTTAAAGAGTGGCCTTGTACTGCAAAAAACTGTGGTCAATAAACCCATGAGACAGGAACCCATTGTGGGGTGCTGCACACTTGCTGGATGAACTCTTCTAGCTGCTGCACGGTCTCCTCCACGTCGTTGTTGACGAGTGTCTTATCAAAGTAATGTCCGTATGTGGCAAGGATGGCATCGGATTCCTTCTGAATCTGTTGTAAAGACTCGCTCTGCAAAATAAAAGATTGTTTTAGTAAAATGCCTGGCATCTGACCTCTTACAAAGGTTTAAGATGAGGGCTTGGTGTGGCTCATTGGTCCAGtgtattgatgatttttttttttctgagcctCCCAGCATGGTCGTGGGTTGTAAGTGCATATCCCACTTTTCTATGGTGTGGAAGTTCAAATGAACCGTTCTGGCTAGGATGCCAGCCCGTGTTAGGTTATTTAATTCATGAGGGCCCTCGGTTACCTTACACAGATGTTGCATTACGTGATTTCTAGTCATAGGTTATGTCAAACTGAACAGCTGCAGTTGCTGCTCTCTTCGCTGTGCATGTCACATTTGGCGACTCCAATGCATGCAAACTTTCGAACACTGTCTTGCTTGCCCACTCTTTGTTCCAGCCAATAGCATTCTATGTGATGGAGTCATTGCCATTCGAAGAGTTAACAGGTGTGGCAATTTCCATTGCAATTTCTGCCCTTTTTGCCATTCTGTTGTGGCACATAAAACTCGAAACCTCTGACAGATGAG includes:
- the dkc1 gene encoding H/ACA ribonucleoprotein complex subunit DKC1, with the protein product MADVDFSSPKKHKKKKEKKVENVGDIQETTDFLIKPESKVATLDTSEWPLLLKNFDKLNIRTAHYTPLPNGSNPLKRNIHDYVRSGFINLDKPANPSSHEVVAWIRRILRVEKTGHSGTLDPKVTGCLIVCVERATRLVKSQQSAGKEYVGIVRLHNAIENELQLSRALETLTGALFQRPPLIAAVKRQLRVRTIYESKLIEYDPERRLGIFWVSCEAGTYIRTLCVHLGLVLGVGGQMQELRRVRSGVLGEKDNMVTMHDVLDAQWQYDHNKDETYLRRVIFPLEKLLISHKRLVMKDSAVNAICYGAKIMLPGVLRYEDGIEMNQEIVVITTKGEAICIAIALMTTAVISTCDHGIVAKIKRVIMERDTYPRKWGLGPKASRKKMMIKQGLLDKYGKPNESTPAEWKGEYVDYRMKQAEMQKELEETAKRKRVSESEEEASPSVPATPQTEESKKEKKKKKKEKRIKLEEAAAAALEETQEVEEAESVKKKKKKKKIKEEPESD